In Thermoflexus sp., one DNA window encodes the following:
- a CDS encoding flavin reductase family protein: MPVSPEQLRQVMRRWASTVTVVTMRADEQIHGLTATAFTSVSMNPPLVLVCIQNDSRSEALLRKGRCFAVNFLSEDQAELSERFAGRIPAADRFAGLVHRAAVTGAPILEDALAYLDCTVAGAYWGGDHTIYLGLVEDAGILREGSPLLYFQGAYRRLALNGGGAP, translated from the coding sequence ATGCCCGTTTCCCCCGAGCAGCTGCGTCAGGTGATGCGGCGATGGGCGAGCACGGTCACGGTGGTGACCATGCGAGCGGATGAGCAGATCCACGGCCTCACCGCCACCGCGTTCACCAGCGTCTCGATGAACCCGCCGCTGGTCCTGGTCTGCATCCAGAACGACAGCCGGAGCGAGGCGCTGCTCCGCAAGGGGCGTTGCTTCGCCGTCAATTTCCTGAGCGAAGATCAAGCGGAGCTCTCCGAACGATTCGCCGGTCGGATCCCGGCCGCCGATCGGTTTGCAGGGCTCGTCCACCGGGCGGCGGTGACCGGCGCGCCGATCCTGGAGGACGCCCTGGCTTACCTGGATTGCACGGTGGCGGGAGCTTATTGGGGAGGCGATCACACCATCTATCTGGGCCTGGTGGAAGACGCCGGGATCCTCCGTGAAGGCTCCCCCCTGCTCTACTTCCAGGGCGCCTATCGACGCCTGGCCCTGAACGGAGGAGGCGCGCCATGA
- the dapA gene encoding 4-hydroxy-tetrahydrodipicolinate synthase — translation MKATDRLRGSLVPLVTPFRNGAVDWEGFAGLIEWQIASGSHGLVITGTTGEPSALTFEERVGLYRLAVEVTRGRVPVIAGTGTNNFEETVRLSQAAQAAGVDALLVVVPYYVRPSQEGLFRYFKGIAERVDLPVILYNIPGRTAVHLEIDTVARLREACPNIIGIKEANKDFEHINRLLHRMGRDFRVYSGIELLCFPVLAIGGAGYVSATGNVLPDRVARLYDLVTADRWREAQDLHYELLPLNDALFIETNPVPAKTALGMMGRISPEVRLPLAPMRPENVERLRQVLRVYGLIS, via the coding sequence ATGAAGGCCACGGATCGCCTGCGCGGCTCCCTGGTGCCCCTGGTCACCCCTTTCCGGAACGGCGCGGTGGACTGGGAGGGGTTCGCCGGGTTGATCGAATGGCAGATCGCCTCGGGATCCCACGGGCTGGTGATCACCGGGACCACCGGGGAGCCCAGCGCCCTCACCTTTGAGGAGCGGGTGGGCCTCTATCGCCTGGCCGTGGAAGTCACCCGGGGCCGTGTTCCGGTGATCGCAGGGACCGGCACGAACAATTTCGAGGAGACAGTGCGGCTCTCCCAGGCCGCCCAGGCGGCGGGCGTCGACGCCCTGCTGGTGGTGGTCCCTTACTACGTGCGGCCCTCCCAGGAAGGGCTCTTCCGCTACTTCAAGGGGATCGCCGAGCGGGTGGATCTCCCGGTGATCCTCTACAACATCCCGGGGCGCACGGCCGTCCATCTGGAGATCGACACCGTGGCCCGGCTGCGAGAGGCGTGTCCCAACATCATCGGGATCAAAGAGGCGAACAAAGACTTCGAGCACATCAACCGGCTGCTGCACCGCATGGGGCGGGACTTCCGGGTTTATTCGGGGATCGAGCTGCTGTGCTTCCCGGTGCTGGCCATCGGCGGGGCTGGCTATGTGAGCGCCACCGGGAACGTGCTGCCGGATCGGGTGGCGCGGCTCTACGATCTGGTCACGGCGGACCGCTGGCGCGAGGCCCAGGATCTGCACTACGAGCTGCTGCCGCTGAACGACGCCCTTTTCATCGAGACCAACCCGGTGCCGGCCAAGACGGCCCTGGGGATGATGGGGAGGATCTCCCCGGAGGTCCGCCTCCCCCTGGCGCCGATGCGGCCGGAGAACGTGGAGCGGCTGCGCCAGGTGCTGCGCGTATACGGGCTGATCTCATAA
- a CDS encoding fumarylacetoacetate hydrolase family protein, with protein sequence MRIARFAAEGRIWEGEVTPEGKLVADGRAFDPEGVIWLPPVPPGSKAIGLALNYREHAEELSIAPPEEPALFLKPPNTWIGHRAPVRYPKGVKTLHGEVELVVIIGRRCRRIRPEDAWAVIGGYTIGNDVTARDFVGNFYRPPVRAKGQDTFGPMGPWWVTPDEIPDPHNLALRLYVNGRLAQEGHTSRMIHRIPELIAYISSFMTLEPGDTLWTGTPRGIVPVQPGDVMRLEIEGIGILENPVIEDS encoded by the coding sequence ATGCGGATCGCACGGTTTGCGGCGGAAGGGCGAATCTGGGAGGGGGAGGTCACCCCGGAAGGGAAGCTGGTGGCCGACGGGCGGGCCTTCGATCCAGAGGGCGTGATCTGGCTCCCACCGGTGCCGCCCGGGAGCAAGGCCATCGGCCTCGCCCTCAACTATCGGGAGCACGCCGAGGAATTGTCGATCGCCCCGCCGGAGGAGCCCGCCCTTTTCCTCAAGCCCCCCAACACGTGGATCGGCCATCGGGCTCCCGTGCGCTATCCGAAAGGGGTGAAGACGCTGCACGGGGAGGTCGAGCTGGTGGTGATCATCGGCCGGCGCTGCCGACGGATCCGCCCGGAGGACGCCTGGGCGGTGATCGGCGGTTACACCATCGGCAACGACGTCACCGCCCGGGATTTCGTGGGGAATTTCTACCGCCCGCCCGTGCGGGCCAAGGGCCAGGATACCTTCGGCCCCATGGGGCCGTGGTGGGTGACCCCCGATGAGATCCCCGATCCGCACAACCTGGCCCTGCGCCTCTACGTGAACGGGCGCCTGGCCCAGGAAGGCCACACCTCCCGGATGATCCACCGCATCCCCGAGCTCATCGCCTACATCAGCTCGTTCATGACCCTGGAGCCCGGGGACACCCTCTGGACCGGCACCCCCCGCGGCATCGTGCCGGTGCAGCCCGGCGATGTGATGCGCCTGGAGATCGAGGGGATCGGCATCCTGGAGAATCCGGTAATCGAGGATAGTTAG
- a CDS encoding toxin-antitoxin system TumE family protein produces MRRDIYFIDGSTLFFREFIVFEPELRRLMYSYHFQSSEGALVFRYDNAPHFPSLPNFPHHKHDKSEDHVLPSDSPDLRTVLEEISDYFRRYFR; encoded by the coding sequence GTGCGAAGAGATATTTATTTTATCGACGGATCGACTTTGTTCTTCAGAGAGTTTATTGTTTTTGAGCCAGAATTAAGGCGATTGATGTATTCTTATCATTTTCAGAGCAGCGAAGGTGCTCTGGTTTTTCGATATGACAATGCCCCTCACTTTCCGAGTCTGCCCAACTTTCCTCATCATAAGCATGATAAATCAGAAGATCATGTCTTGCCCTCGGATTCGCCAGATTTAAGAACAGTTCTCGAGGAAATTAGCGATTACTTTAGGAGATATTTCCGCTAA
- the hpaE gene encoding 5-carboxymethyl-2-hydroxymuconate semialdehyde dehydrogenase: MEQRDGLYVVRHFIENAFVDALEGGTFETLNPATNRPIGIVADGTAADVDRAVRAARRAFDEGPWPRLPAAERARYLRRIGDLILKHAEEIAYLEVLDVGMPITQAGKGAIPRAAENFYFFAEMATRITGETYPKDGEFLNYTIRKPVGVAGLITPWNTPFMLETWKVAPCLAAGNTCVLKPAEWSPLSAHKLAEIIQEADLPPGVFNVVHGFGERAGAPLVAHPGVQLISFTGETTTGMEIMRNGASTLKRYSMELGGKNAAIVFPDADLEQALDGVIWQAFSLNGERCTSNSRLLLHRAIYDEFLERLLDRVSAIRVGDPFDPQTEVGPLIHPEHWQRVRGYMEVARSEGAAIAIGGDRPPDLPEGNYFAPTVIVGARPEMRVAQEEIFGPVLVVLPFETEEEAIRIANGVKYGLAAYIWTRDLVRAHRVAQAMETGMVWINAPNIRDLRTPFGGAKYSGIGREGGFYSFEFYTEVMTIHVALTPPRIPRLGVGR; the protein is encoded by the coding sequence ATGGAACAGCGCGATGGACTTTACGTCGTCCGCCACTTTATCGAGAACGCCTTTGTGGATGCCCTCGAGGGGGGGACCTTTGAGACGCTGAACCCGGCCACCAATCGCCCCATCGGGATCGTGGCCGATGGGACGGCGGCGGATGTGGATCGGGCGGTGCGGGCGGCCCGGCGGGCCTTCGATGAGGGGCCGTGGCCGCGCCTGCCTGCCGCCGAGCGGGCCCGCTATCTCCGCCGCATCGGCGACCTCATCCTGAAGCACGCGGAGGAGATCGCCTACCTGGAAGTGCTGGATGTGGGCATGCCCATCACCCAGGCCGGCAAGGGCGCGATCCCCCGCGCGGCGGAGAACTTCTACTTCTTCGCCGAGATGGCCACCCGGATCACCGGGGAGACCTACCCCAAAGATGGCGAGTTCCTCAACTACACGATCCGCAAGCCGGTGGGCGTGGCGGGATTGATCACCCCATGGAACACGCCGTTCATGCTGGAGACCTGGAAGGTGGCCCCATGTCTGGCGGCCGGCAACACCTGCGTCCTGAAGCCGGCGGAATGGTCCCCCCTTTCCGCCCATAAGCTCGCGGAGATCATCCAGGAGGCGGATCTCCCCCCCGGGGTTTTCAATGTCGTCCACGGCTTCGGGGAGCGGGCGGGCGCTCCCCTGGTCGCCCATCCGGGGGTGCAGCTGATCTCTTTCACCGGCGAGACGACCACGGGGATGGAGATCATGCGCAACGGCGCCTCCACCCTCAAACGCTACTCCATGGAGCTGGGGGGCAAGAACGCCGCCATCGTCTTCCCGGACGCGGACCTGGAGCAGGCCCTGGATGGGGTGATCTGGCAGGCCTTCTCTCTCAACGGTGAGCGCTGCACCTCCAACTCCCGCCTGCTCCTTCACCGGGCGATCTACGATGAATTTCTGGAACGCCTGCTGGATCGGGTCTCCGCGATCCGGGTGGGCGATCCCTTCGATCCACAAACGGAGGTCGGCCCGCTGATCCACCCGGAGCACTGGCAGCGGGTGCGGGGCTATATGGAGGTCGCCCGGTCGGAAGGGGCGGCCATCGCCATCGGCGGCGACCGGCCGCCCGATCTCCCCGAGGGCAACTACTTTGCCCCCACGGTCATCGTGGGCGCGCGGCCGGAGATGCGGGTGGCCCAGGAGGAGATCTTCGGCCCCGTCCTGGTGGTCCTCCCCTTCGAGACCGAGGAGGAGGCCATCCGCATCGCTAACGGGGTGAAATACGGCCTGGCCGCCTACATCTGGACCCGCGATCTGGTCCGGGCCCACCGGGTGGCCCAGGCCATGGAAACCGGCATGGTGTGGATCAACGCGCCCAACATCCGGGATCTCCGCACGCCCTTCGGCGGCGCGAAATACAGCGGGATCGGCCGGGAGGGCGGCTTTTATAGCTTCGAGTTCTACACCGAGGTGATGACCATCCACGTGGCCCTGACCCCGCCCCGCATCCCACGGCTGGGGGTGGGGCGGTGA
- the hpaB gene encoding 4-hydroxyphenylacetate 3-monooxygenase, oxygenase component, whose amino-acid sequence MGARTGAQFLQRIREHPRDLWHRGERIEDPTSHPAFARGLHSMARLYDLQWERAEECLYESPTTGEKVGLSFLIPRSPEDVRRVSRMMKVWADAHFGFMGRTPDYLNRAMAYYASGADFLGEKEPAFAENMRRYYEYLRENDLCLTHTLIHPQANRAVGPSKQADPYLAARVVKETDGGIILRGARMLATLPAVDEIMVFPSTLLRNTEEDAPYCYAVGIPCDTPGLRFLCRETLDYGRSPFDHPLGSRFDEVDAVVIFHDVFVPWERVFIYRDVERANQAYAATGAIVGMAHQVVVKNIAKTEFFLGLASLIVDAIGIESFQHVQEKVAEIWIYLETMKALLRAAEADAHKDAFGAFRPAWPPLDAARNLYMRWYPRIVEIIQQLSASGIIATVTEEDMKNPELVEDIRRYFQAARAEAYDRIPLFRLAWDAALSAFAGRQVQYERFYFGDPVRIAGVIFQKHDRTPYMEKVREFLKQMKEEAFAQAEEAGL is encoded by the coding sequence ATGGGCGCACGAACCGGCGCGCAGTTCCTGCAACGGATCCGGGAGCATCCCCGGGATCTCTGGCATCGGGGGGAGCGGATCGAGGATCCAACTTCCCACCCGGCCTTCGCCCGGGGACTGCATTCGATGGCCCGGCTTTATGACCTTCAGTGGGAGCGAGCCGAGGAATGCCTCTATGAATCGCCGACGACGGGCGAAAAGGTAGGCCTCTCGTTCCTCATCCCTCGTTCCCCTGAGGATGTGCGGCGGGTGAGCCGGATGATGAAGGTCTGGGCCGACGCCCACTTCGGCTTCATGGGCCGCACCCCCGATTACCTGAACCGGGCGATGGCTTACTACGCCTCCGGGGCGGATTTCCTGGGGGAGAAGGAGCCGGCCTTCGCGGAAAACATGCGGCGTTACTATGAATACCTGCGGGAGAACGACCTCTGCCTTACCCACACCCTGATCCACCCCCAGGCGAACCGGGCGGTGGGCCCATCGAAGCAGGCGGATCCCTACCTGGCGGCCCGGGTGGTGAAGGAGACCGACGGGGGCATCATCCTGCGCGGGGCGCGGATGCTGGCGACTCTCCCCGCGGTGGATGAGATCATGGTCTTCCCCTCGACGCTGCTGCGCAACACCGAGGAGGATGCCCCCTATTGCTACGCCGTCGGCATCCCATGCGATACCCCCGGCCTGCGCTTCCTGTGCCGGGAGACCCTGGATTACGGCCGCTCGCCCTTCGATCATCCCTTGGGCTCCCGCTTCGATGAGGTGGACGCGGTGGTGATCTTCCACGACGTCTTCGTCCCATGGGAACGGGTCTTCATCTACCGGGATGTGGAGCGGGCCAATCAGGCCTATGCGGCCACCGGGGCCATTGTGGGGATGGCCCATCAGGTGGTGGTGAAGAACATCGCCAAGACGGAGTTCTTCCTGGGCCTGGCCTCCCTCATCGTCGACGCCATCGGCATCGAGAGCTTCCAGCACGTGCAGGAGAAGGTCGCCGAGATCTGGATCTATCTGGAGACGATGAAGGCGCTGCTGCGGGCGGCGGAGGCGGATGCCCACAAGGACGCCTTCGGGGCCTTCCGGCCGGCCTGGCCGCCCCTGGACGCGGCCCGCAATCTCTATATGCGCTGGTATCCGCGCATCGTGGAGATCATCCAGCAGCTCTCGGCCAGCGGCATCATCGCCACAGTCACCGAGGAGGATATGAAGAACCCGGAGCTCGTCGAGGACATCCGCCGCTACTTCCAGGCCGCCCGGGCGGAGGCTTACGACCGCATCCCCCTGTTCCGCCTGGCCTGGGACGCCGCCCTCTCGGCCTTCGCCGGGCGGCAGGTCCAGTATGAGCGGTTCTACTTCGGCGACCCGGTGCGCATCGCCGGCGTGATCTTCCAGAAGCACGACCGCACGCCGTATATGGAGAAGGTGCGGGAGTTCCTGAAGCAAATGAAGGAAGAGGCCTTCGCTCAGGCGGAGGAAGCCGGGTTGTGA
- the hpaD gene encoding 3,4-dihydroxyphenylacetate 2,3-dioxygenase produces the protein MGVFSITRAAHAELCVTDLERARDFYVEALGFVEVAREKDRLYLGGLEERDRYSLILKKADSPGVTHLAFRVADPADLDRLADLYGRAGCPIRWLAPEEEEAGQGRALRVQDPTGLPIEFFHEIARRERLLQRFDLYRGAHIMRLDHFNCQVPNVQEAYDWWTGELGFYCSEYTVTEEDPPRLWAAWLHRKQNVHDIALMNGIGPRLHHIGFWVADTQSVLRACDILAARGMGGAIERGPGRHGLSNAFFLYLRDPDGNRIELYTNDYIIPDPDWEPIRWSINDPRRATFWGHIPPRSWFEEASRVAHILTGEWMPVREPMLVDRPVFVT, from the coding sequence ATGGGGGTGTTCTCCATCACCCGTGCAGCCCATGCCGAGCTTTGCGTCACGGATCTGGAGCGAGCCCGGGACTTCTATGTGGAGGCCCTGGGGTTTGTGGAAGTCGCCCGGGAGAAGGATCGCCTCTACCTGGGCGGCCTGGAGGAGCGCGATCGCTACAGCCTGATCCTCAAGAAGGCGGACAGCCCGGGGGTCACCCATCTGGCGTTCCGTGTTGCGGACCCAGCGGACCTCGATCGCCTGGCCGATTTATATGGGCGGGCCGGGTGTCCCATCCGCTGGCTGGCCCCTGAGGAGGAGGAGGCCGGCCAGGGGCGGGCCCTTCGCGTGCAGGATCCCACCGGCCTCCCCATCGAGTTCTTCCATGAGATCGCCCGGCGGGAGCGGCTGCTGCAACGCTTCGACCTCTATCGGGGCGCCCACATCATGCGCCTGGACCACTTCAACTGCCAGGTCCCCAACGTCCAGGAGGCCTACGACTGGTGGACGGGGGAGCTGGGCTTCTACTGCTCGGAATACACGGTGACCGAGGAGGATCCGCCCCGGCTGTGGGCGGCGTGGCTCCACCGCAAGCAGAACGTCCACGACATCGCCCTGATGAACGGGATCGGCCCCCGCCTCCATCATATCGGCTTCTGGGTGGCCGACACCCAGAGCGTGTTGCGCGCATGTGACATCCTGGCCGCCCGGGGGATGGGCGGGGCGATCGAGCGCGGCCCCGGCCGCCACGGCCTGAGCAACGCCTTCTTTCTCTACCTCCGGGATCCGGACGGCAATCGCATCGAGCTCTACACAAACGACTACATCATCCCGGATCCCGACTGGGAGCCCATCCGCTGGTCGATCAACGATCCGCGCCGGGCCACCTTCTGGGGCCACATCCCGCCCCGATCGTGGTTCGAAGAGGCCTCTCGGGTGGCTCACATTCTCACCGGGGAGTGGATGCCAGTGCGGGAGCCTATGCTCGTAGATCGCCCGGTGTTCGTGACCTGA
- a CDS encoding alpha/beta hydrolase, protein MVRRQETFGEGLTIAWEEGGAHEGPPMLLLHNACSTFRATWGRALEPLKARFYLIGPDLRGHGGSTNPSGRLDLREMADDMALLLDHLRIPAVHLMAFSGGASAALYLVTRHPARVRSMVLIGSHYTVRNLRTRGDGFWDPERIRREEPAWWAAMVRWHGSEERVRMLLRGWQEEDRHRPDFRPEDLQAIRVPTLLLIGENDPITPIEQTVEMARWIPHAHLVIFPAAGHDLIRERFEAFLEAVQAFWDELGIPRGSQGALPDGP, encoded by the coding sequence ATGGTGCGTCGACAGGAGACATTCGGGGAGGGTTTGACCATCGCCTGGGAAGAAGGCGGCGCGCACGAGGGGCCGCCCATGCTGCTGCTCCACAACGCCTGCAGCACCTTCCGGGCCACATGGGGACGAGCGCTGGAGCCCCTGAAGGCGCGGTTTTATCTCATCGGGCCGGACCTGCGGGGGCATGGGGGGAGCACCAACCCCAGCGGGCGTCTCGACCTGCGGGAGATGGCCGATGACATGGCCCTGCTGCTCGATCACCTGAGGATCCCCGCGGTCCATCTGATGGCCTTCAGCGGGGGGGCCTCCGCCGCCCTCTATCTGGTGACCCGCCACCCGGCGCGGGTGCGCTCCATGGTGCTCATCGGCAGCCACTACACGGTGCGGAACCTGCGCACCCGCGGGGACGGTTTCTGGGATCCGGAGCGGATCCGCCGGGAAGAGCCCGCCTGGTGGGCGGCGATGGTGCGCTGGCACGGCTCCGAGGAGCGGGTCCGGATGCTCCTGCGCGGCTGGCAGGAGGAGGATCGCCACCGGCCGGACTTCCGGCCTGAGGACCTCCAGGCCATCCGCGTCCCCACCCTGCTGCTCATCGGTGAGAACGACCCTATCACGCCGATCGAGCAAACGGTGGAAATGGCCCGCTGGATCCCTCACGCTCATCTGGTGATCTTCCCGGCGGCTGGCCACGACCTCATCCGGGAACGCTTCGAGGCCTTCCTGGAGGCCGTGCAGGCCTTCTGGGACGAACTGGGGATCCCCCGGGGCAGTCAGGGGGCTCTCCCCGATGGCCCCTGA
- a CDS encoding phenylacetate--CoA ligase: protein MAVQAKPMYWDEEMETMPRDRLERLQLERLQRIVDYVYHRVPHYRRKMDEAGVKPSDIRHLQDIVKLPFTSKADLRETYPFGMFAVPLHQVIRIHASSGTTGKPTVVGYTRNDLEVWAEVCARCLVLSGARPGEVFQNAYGYGLFTGGLGMHYGAEKLGMVVVPVSGGNTSRQLMILKDFGTHVMACTPSYALVIADALLANGYRPGDLNLRVFILGAEPWTEGMRREIEEKLGVHAVNIYGLSEVIGPGVSNECIEAKNGSHIFEDHFLVEVIDPATGEPVPPGTVGELVFTTLTKEAMPVIRYRTGDLASIDPTPCVCGRTFVRMSRVLGRTDDMLIIRGVNVFPSQVEAALVGLPHLAPHYQLVVTREGRLDQLEVKVEVTEAFFREVGGELLAGEVFESVEAVQRLREKVNHTLDEALGLHVNVTLVPPNTLPRSEGGKLRRVVDMRPKDA from the coding sequence ATGGCGGTGCAGGCGAAGCCGATGTACTGGGATGAGGAGATGGAAACCATGCCGCGGGACCGGCTGGAACGGCTCCAGCTGGAGCGCCTCCAGCGCATCGTGGACTACGTCTACCACCGGGTCCCGCACTACCGGCGGAAGATGGACGAGGCCGGGGTGAAACCGTCGGACATCCGGCACCTGCAGGACATTGTGAAGCTCCCCTTCACCTCCAAGGCCGACCTGCGGGAAACGTATCCCTTCGGCATGTTCGCCGTCCCGCTCCACCAGGTGATCCGCATCCATGCCTCCTCGGGGACCACCGGGAAGCCCACGGTGGTGGGCTACACCCGCAACGACCTGGAGGTATGGGCGGAGGTGTGCGCCCGGTGCCTGGTGCTCTCCGGCGCGCGACCGGGGGAGGTGTTCCAGAACGCCTATGGCTACGGCCTGTTCACCGGCGGCCTGGGGATGCACTACGGGGCGGAGAAGCTGGGGATGGTCGTGGTGCCGGTCTCCGGCGGCAACACCAGCCGCCAGCTGATGATCCTCAAGGACTTCGGGACCCACGTGATGGCGTGCACGCCATCCTACGCCCTGGTCATCGCCGACGCGCTCCTGGCGAACGGTTACCGGCCGGGCGACCTCAACCTGCGGGTCTTCATCCTGGGCGCTGAACCATGGACCGAGGGGATGCGCCGGGAGATCGAGGAGAAACTGGGGGTCCACGCGGTCAATATCTATGGCCTGAGCGAGGTCATCGGCCCCGGCGTCTCCAACGAGTGCATCGAGGCCAAGAACGGCTCCCATATCTTTGAGGACCACTTCCTGGTGGAGGTCATTGACCCGGCCACCGGCGAGCCGGTCCCGCCCGGGACGGTGGGGGAGCTGGTCTTCACCACGCTCACCAAGGAGGCCATGCCGGTGATCCGCTATCGGACCGGGGATCTGGCCTCCATCGATCCGACCCCTTGCGTCTGCGGGCGGACCTTCGTGCGCATGTCCCGGGTGCTCGGGCGCACGGATGACATGCTGATCATCCGCGGGGTGAATGTGTTCCCTTCCCAGGTCGAGGCGGCGCTGGTGGGCCTGCCTCATCTGGCGCCCCATTACCAGCTGGTGGTCACCCGGGAGGGCCGCCTGGACCAGCTGGAGGTGAAGGTGGAGGTCACCGAGGCGTTCTTCCGCGAGGTCGGGGGGGAACTGCTGGCCGGGGAGGTGTTCGAGAGCGTGGAGGCCGTGCAGCGCCTGCGGGAGAAGGTGAACCACACCCTGGATGAGGCCCTGGGCCTTCACGTGAACGTGACCCTGGTCCCGCCGAACACCCTGCCCCGGAGCGAAGGCGGGAAGCTCCGGCGGGTGGTGGACATGCGGCCGAAGGACGCATAA
- the paaI gene encoding hydroxyphenylacetyl-CoA thioesterase PaaI: MGDPFMNALGLEAEILEPGRARVWGWVRPEHLNRHGTAHGGFLYTLADAAFALASNSHGVRAVALSTHMEYLRPVQAGERVEAVAEEIYRGRRAALYRVEVRRDGELVAVFTGWVHRFAE, encoded by the coding sequence ATGGGCGATCCCTTCATGAACGCCCTGGGGCTGGAGGCGGAGATCCTGGAGCCCGGGCGGGCTCGGGTATGGGGATGGGTGCGCCCGGAGCACCTCAACCGGCACGGCACCGCCCACGGCGGCTTCCTCTACACGCTGGCGGACGCCGCCTTCGCCCTGGCCTCGAACTCCCACGGGGTCCGCGCCGTGGCTCTCTCCACTCATATGGAATACCTGCGCCCGGTCCAGGCGGGGGAGCGAGTGGAAGCGGTGGCCGAGGAGATCTACCGCGGCCGCCGGGCTGCCCTCTATCGGGTGGAGGTGCGACGGGACGGGGAGCTGGTGGCCGTGTTCACCGGATGGGTTCACCGGTTCGCGGAGTAG
- the ahcY gene encoding adenosylhomocysteinase, protein MNGKPFDVKDLSLAEQGMRRIEWADREMPVLRRIRERFARERPLEGIRISACLHVTTETANLVRALQAGGAEVALCASNPLSTQDDVAAALVRFFEVPVFAIKGEDTETYYRHIQSCLAHRPHITMDDGADLVSMLHKERPGWMAEILGGTEETTTGVIRLRAMAREGVLAYPIIAVNDAMTKHLFDNRYGTGQSTIDGILRATNILLAGRVVVVAGYGWCGRGIAMRARGMGAHVIVTEVDPLRALEAAMDGFRVLPMMEAAREGDLFITATGNIHILDRPHFEVMKDGAILANAGHFNVEIHIPALREMSVGEPRRVREFVEEYTLKDGRRIYLLAEGRLVNLAAAEGHPSAVMDMSFANQALSVEYLVRHGRSLERQVYPVPREIDQAVARLKLETMGIRIDQLTPEQERYLASWEEGTS, encoded by the coding sequence ATGAACGGCAAGCCTTTCGACGTCAAGGACCTTTCTCTGGCGGAGCAGGGGATGCGGCGGATCGAGTGGGCGGATCGGGAGATGCCCGTGCTACGGCGGATCCGGGAGCGATTTGCGCGCGAGCGCCCCCTCGAGGGGATCCGCATCTCCGCGTGCCTGCATGTCACCACGGAGACCGCCAATCTGGTCCGGGCACTACAGGCCGGCGGGGCGGAGGTGGCCCTGTGCGCCAGCAATCCCCTCAGCACCCAGGACGATGTGGCCGCTGCCCTGGTGCGCTTCTTCGAGGTCCCGGTTTTCGCCATCAAGGGGGAGGATACAGAGACTTACTATCGCCACATCCAGTCGTGCCTCGCCCATCGCCCGCACATCACCATGGACGACGGGGCGGACCTGGTGAGCATGCTGCACAAGGAGCGCCCGGGATGGATGGCGGAGATCCTGGGGGGCACCGAGGAAACCACCACCGGGGTGATCCGCCTGCGGGCCATGGCCCGGGAGGGCGTGCTCGCTTACCCCATCATCGCCGTCAACGACGCCATGACCAAGCACCTCTTCGATAACCGTTATGGCACCGGCCAGTCGACGATCGATGGCATCCTGCGGGCGACCAACATCCTGCTGGCCGGGCGCGTGGTGGTGGTGGCCGGCTACGGCTGGTGCGGCCGGGGGATCGCCATGCGGGCCCGGGGGATGGGCGCTCATGTCATCGTCACCGAGGTGGATCCCCTGCGAGCTCTGGAGGCGGCGATGGACGGCTTCCGGGTGCTCCCGATGATGGAGGCGGCGCGGGAAGGGGATCTCTTCATCACGGCCACCGGCAATATCCACATCCTGGACCGTCCACACTTTGAGGTGATGAAGGATGGGGCCATCCTGGCCAACGCCGGGCATTTCAACGTGGAGATCCACATCCCGGCCCTGCGGGAGATGAGCGTCGGGGAGCCGCGGCGGGTGCGGGAGTTCGTGGAGGAATACACCCTGAAGGACGGGCGCCGGATCTACCTTCTGGCCGAGGGGCGGCTGGTGAACCTGGCCGCCGCCGAAGGCCACCCCAGCGCCGTGATGGACATGTCCTTCGCCAACCAGGCCCTCTCGGTGGAATACCTGGTCCGCCACGGCCGCTCCCTGGAGCGCCAGGTCTATCCGGTGCCCCGGGAGATCGATCAGGCGGTGGCCCGGCTGAAGCTGGAGACCATGGGGATCCGGATCGACCAGCTCACCCCGGAGCAGGAGCGCTACCTGGCCTCGTGGGAAGAGGGGACATCGTAG